The Bacillota bacterium genome window below encodes:
- the mtnA gene encoding S-methyl-5-thioribose-1-phosphate isomerase, whose amino-acid sequence MGRTEPIRPVEWTEEGLVIVDQTRLPGELRRRWLRTVEEVVGAIRRLEVRGAPAIGIAAAFGVVLGVDEAARRQRRGARAAGALPEPTPEALVRERERFLRAVEEAADQLASSRPTAVNLFWALRRMRRRAHRAVMEGGGECDGVGGWRAWRQALVEEAAAILEEDRSHCRAIGAHGAALLEELEATAVLTHCNAGSLATAQYGTALAPVYELASRGRRLRVFVDESRPLLQGSRLTAWELHQAGLPVTLITDGTAATVLRRGWVQAVLVGADRVAANGDVANKIGTYPLAVLAQRHRVPFLVALPSSSVDLELEEGGAIPIEERGADEVRSCGGRPVAPAGVEVFNPAFDVTPNELVTAFVTELGVIRPPFAEGLRRLKEAAEQASPSSGQPR is encoded by the coding sequence ATGGGGAGGACGGAACCGATCCGGCCGGTGGAGTGGACGGAGGAGGGGCTGGTGATCGTCGACCAGACCCGCCTGCCGGGCGAGCTGCGGCGGCGCTGGCTGCGCACGGTCGAAGAGGTTGTCGGCGCGATCCGGCGGCTCGAGGTCCGCGGTGCGCCCGCCATCGGCATCGCCGCCGCCTTCGGCGTGGTGCTGGGCGTGGACGAGGCCGCGCGGCGGCAGCGGCGGGGCGCGCGGGCGGCCGGGGCACTGCCGGAGCCGACGCCGGAGGCGCTGGTGCGGGAGCGGGAGCGCTTCCTGCGGGCGGTGGAGGAAGCCGCCGACCAGCTGGCCTCCTCGCGGCCGACCGCGGTCAACCTCTTCTGGGCGCTCCGGCGCATGCGCCGCCGGGCGCACCGGGCAGTGATGGAGGGCGGCGGGGAGTGCGACGGGGTGGGCGGCTGGCGCGCCTGGCGGCAGGCGCTGGTGGAGGAGGCCGCCGCCATCCTCGAGGAGGATCGGAGCCACTGCCGCGCCATCGGAGCCCATGGGGCCGCGCTCCTGGAGGAGCTGGAGGCGACGGCCGTCCTCACCCATTGCAACGCCGGCAGCCTGGCCACCGCCCAGTACGGGACCGCCCTGGCGCCGGTCTACGAGCTGGCCTCCCGGGGCCGCCGGCTGCGCGTCTTCGTGGACGAGAGCCGGCCGCTGCTCCAGGGATCGCGGCTGACCGCCTGGGAGCTGCACCAGGCGGGCCTGCCCGTGACGCTGATCACCGACGGCACGGCGGCCACGGTGCTGCGGCGCGGCTGGGTGCAGGCGGTGCTGGTCGGCGCCGACCGGGTGGCGGCCAACGGCGACGTGGCCAACAAGATCGGCACCTACCCGCTGGCCGTCCTCGCCCAGCGGCACCGGGTGCCCTTCCTGGTCGCCCTCCCCTCCTCCAGCGTCGACCTGGAGCTGGAGGAAGGCGGGGCGATCCCCATCGAGGAGCGCGGCGCGGACGAGGTGCGGAGCTGCGGCGGGCGGCCGGTGGCGCCGGCCGGGGTGGAGGTGTTCAACCCCGCCTTCGACGTGACCCCGAACGAGCTGGTGACCGCCTTCGTCACCGAGCTGGGCGTGATCCGCCCGCCCTTCGCCGAGGGCCTCCGCCGCCTGAAGGAGGCGGCCGAGCAGGCCTCCCCCTCCTCCGGTCAACCCCGCTGA
- the dhaM gene encoding dihydroxyacetone kinase phosphoryl donor subunit DhaM, producing MVGLVLVSHSRRLAEGLEELLRPLAGDVPLVPAGGTSDGRLGSDATRVAEACRQADRGDGVLVLGDIGSSILSSKLALELLAASDPAIRVRIADAPLVEGAVAAAVQASLGDPLEAVVRAAEEAGRQAKL from the coding sequence ATGGTGGGGCTGGTGCTGGTCTCGCACAGCCGGCGGCTGGCCGAGGGGCTCGAGGAGCTCCTCCGCCCGCTGGCGGGCGACGTGCCGCTGGTGCCGGCGGGGGGCACCTCGGACGGCCGCCTGGGCAGCGACGCCACGCGGGTCGCGGAGGCTTGCCGCCAGGCGGACCGGGGCGACGGCGTCCTCGTCCTGGGGGACATCGGCAGCTCCATCCTCAGCTCGAAGCTGGCGCTGGAGCTCCTGGCCGCCTCCGACCCGGCGATCCGGGTCCGCATCGCCGACGCGCCCCTGGTGGAGGGCGCGGTGGCGGCGGCGGTCCAGGCCAGCCTGGGCGACCCGCTGGAGGCGGTGGTGCGCGCCGCCGAGGAGGCGGGCCGTCAAGCCAAGCTGTGA
- the cydD gene encoding thiol reductant ABC exporter subunit CydD, whose product MGMDRRLIARVRPVRHLLVLVVVLGLVAGLLTAAQAWLLSGIVDRVLLRGAALPALTGAAAALLAVMLARALLAWGSDLAAFELAARVKQELRERLAGHLLATGPAKAVGEQGGELANTLLEGVEQLESYLSRYLPQLALAALVPLLLVAFVFPRDWVSGLLFLVTLPLLPFFMWLIGSQAAVAARRRWGEMARLSAHFLDVVQGLPTLKLFGLERVEEQAVARVSDRFRTATMATLRIAFLSALALELLASISTAVVAVALALRLLSGGIPFRDAFFVLLLAPEIYQPLRTLGTQFHASATGAAASRRIFEILEQPAAWPETEGTAGRAQDAVPSPAAVPAGTGAVRFQGVTFTYPGAGRPAVEELDLAVEPGERVALVGPTGAGKSTVLALWMGFLRPDAGVIRVGGRPLEEIGPLAWRAQVALVPQQPYLFAGSVAENLRLAKPGAGEAELWAALRAAGAEEFVRRLPFGLETELGEEGAGLSGGERQRLAIARAWLRGAPWLVMDEPTAHLDPESEALVQEALRRLLAGRGALVVAHRLATIRQMDRILVLREGRLVESGSHRELLRQGGLYARLARAYVGSGAPAGAGQGEG is encoded by the coding sequence ATGGGCATGGACCGCAGGTTGATCGCGCGGGTACGGCCGGTCCGCCACCTGCTCGTCCTGGTGGTGGTCCTGGGGCTGGTGGCCGGCTTGCTCACCGCCGCCCAGGCCTGGCTTCTCTCGGGTATCGTCGACCGGGTTCTCCTGCGCGGGGCCGCCCTCCCCGCCCTGACGGGCGCCGCGGCCGCCCTGCTGGCCGTGATGCTGGCCAGGGCGCTCCTCGCCTGGGGGAGCGATCTGGCGGCCTTCGAGCTGGCCGCGCGGGTGAAGCAGGAGCTGCGCGAGCGGCTGGCCGGCCATCTCCTGGCGACGGGCCCGGCCAAGGCGGTGGGCGAGCAGGGCGGCGAGCTGGCCAACACGCTGCTGGAGGGCGTCGAACAGCTGGAGAGCTACCTGAGCCGCTACCTGCCGCAGCTCGCCCTGGCCGCCCTGGTGCCGCTCCTGCTGGTCGCCTTCGTCTTCCCGCGCGACTGGGTCTCCGGGCTCCTCTTCCTGGTCACCCTGCCGCTCCTGCCCTTCTTCATGTGGCTGATCGGAAGCCAGGCCGCGGTGGCAGCCCGGCGGCGGTGGGGGGAGATGGCGCGCCTGAGCGCCCACTTCCTGGACGTGGTGCAGGGGCTGCCGACGCTCAAGCTCTTCGGCCTGGAACGGGTGGAGGAACAGGCGGTGGCGCGGGTGAGCGACCGCTTCCGCACCGCCACCATGGCCACCCTGCGGATCGCCTTCCTGTCGGCGCTGGCACTGGAGCTCCTGGCCTCGATCAGCACCGCGGTGGTGGCGGTGGCGCTGGCGCTCCGCCTGCTGAGCGGCGGCATCCCCTTCCGCGACGCCTTCTTCGTGCTGCTGCTGGCGCCGGAGATCTACCAGCCGCTGCGCACGCTGGGCACCCAGTTCCACGCCTCCGCCACCGGCGCCGCCGCCAGCCGGCGGATCTTCGAGATCCTGGAGCAGCCGGCCGCCTGGCCGGAGACGGAAGGCACGGCCGGGCGGGCGCAGGATGCCGTCCCATCTCCCGCGGCGGTGCCCGCCGGCACGGGCGCCGTCCGTTTCCAGGGGGTCACCTTCACCTACCCCGGGGCCGGCCGGCCCGCCGTGGAGGAGCTCGACCTCGCCGTCGAGCCGGGTGAGCGGGTCGCGCTGGTGGGGCCGACGGGCGCCGGGAAGAGCACCGTCCTCGCGCTCTGGATGGGCTTCCTCCGGCCGGATGCGGGCGTGATCCGGGTGGGCGGGCGCCCCCTGGAGGAGATCGGACCGCTCGCCTGGCGCGCCCAGGTGGCCCTGGTCCCCCAGCAGCCCTACCTCTTCGCCGGAAGCGTGGCGGAGAACCTGCGCCTGGCCAAGCCGGGAGCCGGCGAGGCGGAGCTCTGGGCGGCGCTCCGGGCGGCCGGGGCGGAGGAGTTCGTCCGCCGCCTGCCCTTCGGCCTGGAGACGGAGCTGGGCGAGGAAGGGGCCGGTCTCTCGGGCGGCGAGCGGCAGCGCCTGGCCATCGCGCGCGCCTGGCTGCGCGGCGCCCCCTGGCTGGTGATGGACGAGCCCACCGCCCACCTCGACCCCGAGAGCGAGGCGCTGGTCCAGGAGGCGCTCCGCCGCCTGCTGGCCGGTCGCGGCGCGCTGGTGGTGGCCCACCGGCTGGCCACCATCCGGCAGATGGACCGCATCCTGGTCCTCCGGGAGGGCCGGCTGGTGGAGTCGGGCTCGCACCGGGAGCTGCTCCGGCAGGGCGGGCTCTACGCGCGGCTCGCGCGGGCCTACGTGGGATCGGGCGCACCGGCCGGCGCCGGGCAGGGGGAGGGGTAG
- a CDS encoding small, acid-soluble spore protein, alpha/beta type has protein sequence MARRGGLMSDALKVELARELGVADVVEREGWGPVSSRDCGSLVRLAIERAERSMAGGARAGIGQPAGSPLLRR, from the coding sequence GTGGCACGGCGTGGTGGCCTGATGTCGGACGCGCTCAAGGTCGAGCTGGCGCGCGAGCTGGGCGTGGCGGACGTGGTGGAGCGCGAGGGGTGGGGACCCGTCTCCTCGCGGGACTGCGGAAGCCTGGTGCGGCTCGCCATCGAGCGGGCCGAGCGTTCCATGGCCGGCGGGGCCCGGGCGGGGATCGGGCAGCCGGCCGGGAGCCCCCTGCTCCGCCGCTGA
- the cydC gene encoding thiol reductant ABC exporter subunit CydC, which produces MDGVLRRWLGFLRPLRRRVSLGLLLGLLTVGSNVGLLAVSGYLISASALRPSTILLLWVPIVGVRFFGIARGVFRYLERLVTHDATFRLLAELRVTFYRALAPLAPAGLGGIRRGDLLSRMVQDVETLQNLFLRLLYPPAVAALTLLLGWAILAPRGLALALAFSLFYLLAGAVLPALSHRLARQEAEALPAARAELTTLGVDAVHGMTELVAFSQEGAWTRRLAAASARLIRHQRGLRRAEALTGALLGLSQNLAMAAVLLLAVPRVRAGHLPGPEVAAVALAALAAFEAVMPLPAALAGLGESVQASRRLEELERTPPPVPEPPLPPLTSGPVSASPSAAPAEQVEPVAAGPVRLEVRGLRYTYPGAERPALADLDLSLAPGARVALVGPSGSGKSTLLDLLVRFRDPEAGEILLDGRPTRGMEPALVRSFFSVVAQESHLFHASLGENLRLGRPGAGEAELRGALRVAQLEEWWAGLPEGMATQVGEAGLRLSGGERRRVAVARALLRPAPILLLDEPAGGLDALTEQRLMEALLAHLGERSLLLVTHRLAGLEAMDEIVVLHRGRVVERGRHRQLLARRGLYRRMWELEQELLVEEPALLEAPPQRG; this is translated from the coding sequence GTGGACGGGGTCCTGCGGCGCTGGCTCGGCTTCCTCCGGCCGCTCCGGCGGCGGGTCTCGCTGGGGCTCCTGCTCGGCCTGCTCACCGTGGGCTCCAACGTCGGCCTGCTGGCCGTCTCGGGCTACCTGATCTCGGCCTCCGCCCTCCGCCCCAGCACCATCCTGCTCCTCTGGGTGCCCATCGTGGGGGTCCGCTTCTTCGGCATCGCCCGGGGCGTCTTCCGCTACCTGGAGCGGCTGGTCACCCACGACGCCACCTTCCGCCTCCTGGCCGAGCTGCGGGTCACCTTCTACCGGGCGCTGGCGCCGCTGGCACCCGCCGGGCTGGGCGGGATCCGCCGGGGCGATCTGCTCAGCCGCATGGTCCAGGACGTGGAGACGCTCCAGAACCTCTTCCTGCGGCTGCTCTACCCGCCGGCGGTGGCGGCGCTCACCCTCCTCCTGGGCTGGGCGATCCTGGCCCCGCGGGGGCTCGCCCTCGCCCTGGCCTTCAGCCTCTTCTACCTGCTGGCGGGGGCGGTGCTGCCCGCCCTCTCCCACCGCCTGGCGCGGCAGGAGGCGGAGGCGCTGCCCGCCGCCCGGGCGGAGCTGACCACCCTGGGCGTGGACGCGGTCCATGGGATGACCGAACTGGTCGCCTTCTCCCAGGAAGGCGCATGGACTCGCCGCCTGGCCGCCGCCAGCGCCCGCCTCATCCGGCACCAGCGCGGGCTGCGCCGCGCCGAGGCGCTGACCGGCGCGCTGCTCGGTCTCTCCCAGAACCTGGCCATGGCCGCGGTCCTCCTGCTCGCCGTGCCTCGGGTCCGCGCGGGCCACCTGCCCGGCCCCGAGGTGGCCGCCGTCGCGCTGGCCGCCCTGGCGGCCTTCGAGGCGGTGATGCCGCTGCCCGCCGCCCTGGCGGGCCTGGGCGAGAGCGTCCAGGCCTCCCGGCGGCTGGAGGAGCTGGAGCGGACGCCCCCGCCGGTGCCCGAGCCTCCCCTGCCGCCGCTGACCTCAGGACCGGTCTCTGCGTCGCCCTCCGCGGCGCCGGCCGAGCAGGTCGAGCCGGTGGCCGCCGGGCCGGTCCGCCTGGAGGTGCGGGGGCTCCGCTACACCTACCCGGGCGCGGAGCGGCCGGCGCTCGCGGACCTGGACCTCTCGCTCGCGCCGGGCGCGCGGGTGGCGCTGGTGGGGCCCAGCGGATCGGGCAAGAGCACGCTCCTCGACCTGCTCGTCCGCTTCCGCGACCCCGAGGCGGGGGAGATCCTCCTGGACGGCCGCCCCACCCGCGGCATGGAGCCGGCGCTCGTCCGCTCCTTCTTCAGCGTGGTGGCCCAGGAGAGCCACCTCTTCCACGCCAGCCTGGGCGAGAACCTGCGCCTGGGCCGCCCGGGCGCGGGCGAAGCGGAGCTGCGCGGGGCGCTCCGGGTGGCGCAGCTGGAGGAATGGTGGGCCGGGCTTCCCGAGGGTATGGCGACGCAGGTGGGCGAGGCCGGGCTCCGGCTCTCGGGCGGCGAGCGACGGCGGGTGGCGGTGGCGCGGGCGCTCCTGCGGCCGGCTCCGATCCTCCTCCTGGACGAACCCGCCGGCGGCCTGGACGCGCTGACCGAGCAGCGGCTGATGGAGGCGCTCCTGGCCCACCTGGGGGAGCGGAGCCTCCTCCTGGTCACCCACCGTCTGGCCGGCCTGGAGGCGATGGACGAGATCGTGGTCCTCCATCGCGGGCGGGTGGTGGAGCGCGGGCGCCACCGGCAGCTTCTCGCCCGGCGCGGCCTCTACCGGCGCATGTGGGAGCTGGAGCAGGAGCTGCTGGTGGAGGAGCCGGCCCTGCTGGAGGCTCCGCCTCAGCGGGGTTGA
- the cydB gene encoding cytochrome d ubiquinol oxidase subunit II: MDLNTVWFALIVVLFVGYFFLEGFDYGVGILLPWLGRSDQERRVLLNTVGPHWDGNEVWLITAGGAMFAAFPNWYATMFSGFYLALVLMLLALIVRGVGFEYRSRDGSRRWRNTWDWLIFVGSLLPALLWGVALANLVHGVPIDAKMNYTGTLWTLLGPYGILGGLFAVLAFTLHGALFLALKTEGELRDRAVGTARRVGAVTTVVAALFAVYSYFATDLFQKPGFLPGLLVVVGGLALLAVRPMLDRGRDGWAFVLNGVMIVAAVATIFLGLYPNVMISSLNPAWNLTVYNASSSPYTLKVMTIVAVTLVPFVLAYQAWTYWIFRKRIGVRERLIY, translated from the coding sequence ATGGATCTGAACACGGTCTGGTTCGCGCTGATCGTCGTGCTCTTCGTGGGCTACTTCTTCCTGGAGGGCTTCGACTACGGCGTGGGCATCCTGCTTCCCTGGCTCGGTCGCTCGGACCAGGAGCGTCGGGTGCTGCTCAACACCGTGGGCCCCCACTGGGACGGCAACGAAGTCTGGCTCATCACCGCCGGCGGGGCGATGTTCGCGGCCTTCCCCAACTGGTACGCGACCATGTTCAGCGGCTTCTACCTGGCGCTGGTCCTGATGCTCCTCGCCCTCATCGTCCGCGGCGTCGGCTTCGAGTACCGGAGCCGCGACGGGAGCCGGCGCTGGCGGAACACCTGGGATTGGCTGATCTTTGTCGGCAGCCTCCTGCCAGCGCTCCTCTGGGGCGTGGCGCTGGCCAACCTGGTGCACGGCGTGCCCATCGACGCCAAGATGAACTACACGGGGACGCTCTGGACGCTGCTCGGTCCCTACGGCATCCTGGGCGGCCTCTTCGCCGTGCTCGCCTTCACCCTGCACGGGGCGCTCTTCCTGGCGCTGAAGACCGAGGGCGAGCTCCGCGACCGGGCGGTGGGCACCGCGCGCCGGGTGGGCGCCGTGACCACGGTGGTGGCCGCTCTCTTCGCGGTCTACAGCTACTTCGCCACGGACCTCTTCCAGAAGCCGGGCTTCCTGCCGGGTCTCCTGGTGGTGGTCGGCGGCCTGGCGCTGCTGGCGGTGCGGCCGATGCTCGACCGCGGCCGCGACGGCTGGGCCTTCGTGCTCAACGGCGTGATGATCGTCGCCGCGGTGGCCACCATCTTCCTGGGGCTCTACCCGAACGTGATGATCTCCAGCCTCAACCCGGCCTGGAATCTGACCGTCTACAACGCCTCCTCCAGCCCGTACACGCTGAAGGTGATGACCATCGTCGCGGTCACTCTGGTCCCCTTCGTCCTCGCCTACCAGGCCTGGACCTACTGGATCTTCCGGAAGCGGATCGGCGTCCGCGAGAGGCTGATCTACTGA
- a CDS encoding metalloregulator ArsR/SmtB family transcription factor — protein MAGLARFARALAHPHRLRLLGLLAQRPRTVEALAEAAGLSVASASQHLGVLRRQRLVVAERRGLYVEYRLAGEDILGLWLELQSVAARHSGRLAELAREAGGQGEGQGSEPPVSAGELAGSLDRVLLLDLRPAAEFVAGHLPGAHSLPPEALAAGAQALERLPRGAGERVVAYCRGPYCFLGRSALPLLRRRFPRIRLLAGGFAAWRAEGYPVIRGDAAAEAGGPPVLRAGRR, from the coding sequence TTGGCAGGGCTCGCCCGCTTCGCCCGCGCCCTGGCCCACCCGCACCGGCTCCGGCTGCTCGGCCTCCTGGCGCAGCGCCCGCGGACGGTCGAAGCGCTGGCGGAGGCAGCCGGGCTCAGCGTGGCCAGCGCGTCACAGCACCTGGGCGTCCTGCGGCGGCAGCGGCTGGTGGTGGCCGAGCGGCGTGGGCTCTACGTCGAGTACCGCCTGGCGGGTGAAGATATCCTCGGCTTGTGGCTCGAGCTGCAGAGCGTGGCCGCGCGGCACTCGGGCCGCCTGGCGGAGCTGGCGCGCGAGGCGGGCGGGCAGGGGGAGGGGCAGGGATCGGAGCCGCCGGTGAGCGCGGGCGAGCTGGCCGGGTCGCTCGACCGGGTGCTGCTGCTCGACTTGCGGCCGGCGGCGGAATTCGTGGCCGGCCACCTGCCGGGGGCGCATTCGCTGCCGCCGGAGGCGCTGGCCGCCGGGGCGCAGGCGCTGGAACGGCTCCCGCGGGGAGCGGGGGAGAGGGTGGTGGCGTACTGCCGGGGGCCGTACTGCTTCCTCGGGCGGAGCGCCCTGCCCCTCCTGCGGCGACGCTTCCCCCGGATCCGGCTCCTGGCGGGAGGGTTCGCCGCCTGGAGGGCCGAAGGATACCCGGTCATCCGCGGGGACGCTGCGGCCGAGGCAGGTGGTCCGCCCGTCCTCCGCGCAGGGAGGCGGTGA
- a CDS encoding cytochrome ubiquinol oxidase subunit I: MDLNLLLARWQFGVTTVYHFLFVPLTMGLSVLVAILETLYVRRGDMAYRKLAEFFGRLFLVNFALGVVTGILQEFQFGMNWSDYSRFMGDIFGAPLAVEALLAFFMESTFLGLWIFGWDKVSKSLHAASMWLVALGTTLSALWILTANSFMQEPVGFVLRHGRAEMVDFFALLGNPQLWVEFPHVIFGAYATAGFFVAGISAYQILRGHHPDLFVRSLRLGVLFAAVFSLLVVVMGHAQAVHLVSAQPMKMAASEALWKTSPDPAPWTLFAIPDSANQRNYLEIQIPYALSLLAYGRLSGSVPGIAELQQQAVARYGPGDYVPPVGVTFWSFRIMVLAGVLMLILGIYGAVLMWRKRDLGARRGFLRLLVWAIALPYIANTTGWLMTEIGRQPWVVTGLLKTANAVSPTVSALDVGLSLGLFTLLYAVMAAADVYLTLKYVRLGLESTEAEAAPVVGVEPGVGV, encoded by the coding sequence ATGGATCTGAATCTTCTGCTTGCGCGATGGCAGTTCGGCGTCACGACCGTCTACCACTTTCTGTTTGTGCCGCTGACCATGGGCCTGAGTGTCCTCGTGGCGATCCTGGAGACGCTCTACGTGCGTCGCGGCGACATGGCGTACAGGAAGCTGGCGGAATTCTTCGGCAGGCTCTTCCTGGTCAACTTTGCGCTGGGCGTCGTCACCGGCATCCTCCAGGAGTTCCAGTTCGGCATGAACTGGTCGGACTACTCCCGCTTCATGGGCGACATCTTCGGGGCACCCCTGGCCGTGGAGGCGCTGCTCGCCTTCTTCATGGAGTCCACCTTCCTCGGACTCTGGATCTTCGGGTGGGACAAGGTCTCCAAGTCGCTCCACGCGGCCTCCATGTGGCTCGTGGCCCTGGGCACCACCCTCTCGGCCCTCTGGATCCTGACCGCCAACTCCTTCATGCAGGAGCCGGTGGGTTTCGTCCTCCGTCACGGCCGGGCCGAGATGGTCGACTTCTTCGCCCTGCTGGGCAACCCGCAGCTCTGGGTGGAGTTCCCGCACGTCATCTTCGGCGCCTACGCCACCGCCGGCTTCTTCGTCGCCGGCATCAGCGCCTACCAGATCCTGCGCGGGCACCATCCCGATCTCTTCGTCCGCTCGCTCCGGCTGGGGGTCCTCTTCGCGGCGGTCTTCAGCCTTCTGGTGGTGGTGATGGGCCACGCCCAGGCGGTCCACCTGGTCAGCGCCCAGCCGATGAAGATGGCGGCCTCGGAGGCGCTGTGGAAGACCAGCCCGGATCCGGCGCCGTGGACGCTCTTCGCCATCCCCGACAGCGCCAACCAGCGCAACTACCTGGAGATCCAGATCCCGTACGCCCTCAGCCTCCTGGCCTACGGCAGGCTCTCCGGCAGCGTGCCGGGCATCGCCGAGCTGCAGCAGCAGGCGGTGGCCCGCTACGGTCCCGGGGACTACGTGCCGCCCGTCGGCGTCACCTTCTGGAGCTTCCGCATCATGGTGCTGGCCGGCGTGCTGATGCTCATCCTGGGCATCTACGGCGCCGTCCTGATGTGGAGGAAGCGGGACCTGGGCGCGCGGAGAGGCTTCCTGCGGCTGCTCGTCTGGGCGATCGCGCTGCCCTACATCGCCAACACCACCGGTTGGCTGATGACCGAGATCGGCCGGCAGCCGTGGGTGGTGACCGGCCTCCTGAAGACGGCCAACGCGGTCTCGCCGACCGTGAGCGCGCTGGACGTCGGGCTCAGCCTCGGCCTCTTCACCTTGCTCTACGCGGTCATGGCCGCGGCCGACGTCTACCTCACGCTCAAGTACGTCCGGCTCGGCCTGGAGAGCACCGAAGCGGAGGCGGCCCCCGTGGTCGGCGTCGAGCCGGGCGTGGGCGTCTGA
- a CDS encoding aminotransferase class V-fold PLP-dependent enzyme, with amino-acid sequence MLDLRAVRAELPALERAVYLNTGTAGPLPRRAVAALEEALAREAGEGRAWPDLWPLAMERREALRARLAAFLGADPDEIALTHHTTEGLNIVLWGIEWEPGDEVVATDAEHEGGLVPLYLLHQRRGVGVRFAPTGDGSEEAVLEGIRRALTPSTRLLLLSHVTYSSGARLPLARIAALAHEREVPVLVDGAQSAGAIPVDVHGLDVDFYALPGQKWLLGPEGTGALYVRSDRLAALRPAFAGWGSVRHGSVAADEPRLELAEGARRFEVGTVFEPGLEAWRASLEWLESLGWAAIFERVGRLAAYARDRLRELPGLRVTTPANAGGLLHFEVDGSDPVRLLAALRERGFMLRLTPRPQRFRISTGFFNTEEEIDRLAQALSELVGSR; translated from the coding sequence GTGCTGGACCTCCGAGCCGTGCGCGCGGAGCTTCCCGCGCTCGAACGCGCGGTCTATCTGAACACGGGCACGGCGGGGCCGCTGCCCCGGCGGGCCGTGGCGGCGCTGGAAGAGGCGCTGGCGCGCGAGGCCGGGGAGGGCCGGGCCTGGCCCGACCTCTGGCCGCTGGCCATGGAACGGAGGGAGGCGCTGCGCGCCCGGCTGGCCGCCTTCCTGGGGGCGGACCCGGACGAGATCGCCCTCACCCATCACACCACCGAGGGGCTGAACATCGTCCTCTGGGGGATCGAGTGGGAGCCTGGCGACGAGGTGGTCGCCACGGACGCCGAACACGAGGGCGGTCTGGTCCCTCTCTACCTTCTTCACCAGCGCCGCGGCGTCGGCGTCCGCTTCGCCCCCACCGGCGACGGATCGGAGGAAGCGGTGCTGGAGGGGATCCGCCGGGCGCTGACGCCTTCCACGCGCCTTCTCCTGCTCTCCCACGTCACCTACTCCTCCGGCGCCCGGCTCCCCTTGGCCCGGATCGCGGCGCTGGCCCACGAACGGGAGGTCCCGGTGCTGGTGGACGGCGCCCAGTCGGCGGGCGCCATCCCCGTCGACGTCCACGGCCTGGACGTCGACTTCTACGCCTTGCCGGGGCAGAAGTGGCTTCTCGGGCCCGAAGGGACCGGCGCGCTCTACGTCCGCTCCGACCGGCTGGCCGCCCTGCGGCCGGCCTTCGCCGGCTGGGGCAGCGTCCGCCACGGGTCGGTGGCCGCGGACGAACCCCGCCTGGAGCTGGCCGAGGGGGCGCGGCGCTTCGAAGTCGGCACCGTCTTCGAACCGGGGCTCGAGGCTTGGCGGGCGAGCCTGGAATGGCTGGAGTCGCTGGGCTGGGCGGCGATCTTCGAGCGGGTCGGGCGCCTGGCGGCGTACGCCCGCGACCGGCTGCGCGAGCTCCCCGGACTCCGGGTGACCACGCCGGCCAACGCCGGCGGTCTCCTCCACTTCGAGGTCGACGGGTCCGATCCGGTCCGCCTGCTGGCCGCGCTCCGGGAGCGGGGGTTCATGTTGCGCCTGACGCCGCGGCCGCAGAGGTTTCGCATCTCGACCGGCTTCTTCAACACGGAGGAAGAGATCGACCGTCTCGCCCAGGCTCTCTCGGAACTGGTCGGCTCCCGCTGA
- a CDS encoding OsmC family protein, which yields MFQNVDVEALRSTIDQAASGGSTRQTVVLEGDWNFQDGQPQFAASLATPRAGQVTLQADFPPHMGGNGLAPSAVQYCMYGAMACFASTYALVAALEGVQLRSLHVRSTADLNFARFFGVSEAPALDALRWEVEVESDAPQETLDRLLRLAEERCPATWCLRNPVPLEASVTPVGRR from the coding sequence GTGTTCCAGAACGTCGACGTCGAGGCGTTGCGCTCCACCATCGACCAGGCCGCCTCCGGCGGCAGCACCCGGCAGACCGTCGTCCTCGAGGGCGACTGGAACTTCCAGGACGGCCAGCCCCAGTTCGCCGCCTCGCTCGCCACCCCCAGGGCCGGGCAGGTCACGCTCCAGGCGGATTTCCCGCCCCACATGGGCGGCAACGGTCTCGCCCCCAGCGCCGTCCAGTACTGCATGTACGGCGCCATGGCCTGCTTCGCCTCCACCTACGCGCTGGTCGCCGCGCTGGAGGGCGTCCAGCTTCGCTCGCTCCACGTCCGCTCGACGGCCGACCTCAACTTCGCGCGGTTCTTCGGCGTCAGCGAGGCGCCGGCGCTCGACGCGCTCCGCTGGGAGGTGGAGGTGGAGAGCGACGCCCCCCAGGAGACGCTGGACCGCCTCCTGCGGCTGGCGGAAGAGCGCTGCCCGGCCACCTGGTGCCTGCGCAACCCGGTACCCCTGGAAGCATCGGTCACGCCCGTCGGCCGCCGCTGA